In Pedobacter heparinus DSM 2366, the following are encoded in one genomic region:
- a CDS encoding dihydroneopterin aldolase, with amino-acid sequence MPDHSNFIQTVALKDVKCFAFHGYYPEEQLTGIYFLTDIVVEFVPYGDTENLQHTVNYETLNNIILEQMEQTQKMLETVIRNIIDRTIAVYPFILTATVGIRKLHPPMPGDIGHSFVQLKYTAPV; translated from the coding sequence ATGCCAGACCATTCCAATTTCATTCAGACAGTTGCTTTAAAAGATGTAAAATGTTTTGCTTTTCATGGCTACTACCCCGAAGAACAGTTAACAGGGATCTATTTTTTAACAGATATTGTGGTCGAATTCGTTCCTTATGGCGATACTGAAAATTTGCAGCACACGGTAAACTATGAAACCCTGAACAACATCATTCTGGAACAAATGGAACAAACCCAGAAAATGCTTGAAACAGTGATCAGAAACATTATAGACCGTACCATTGCAGTTTATCCTTTCATTTTAACAGCAACCGTAGGTATTCGAAAATTGCATCCGCCTATGCCCGGAGATATAGGGCATTCTTTTGTGCAGCTGAAATACACAGCACCTGTATAA
- a CDS encoding acyl-CoA dehydrogenase family protein: MNKSARKDLYEAPDYYLLDELLSEEHKLIRSVTREWVKKEVSPIIEDYAQKAEFPKHLIKGLGEIGAFGPTIPVEYGGAGLDYTAYGILMQEIERGDSGIRSTASVQGSLVMYPIYTYGTEEQRKKYLPKLATGELMGCFGLTEPDHGSNPSGMVSNIKDKGDHYLLNGAKMWISNAPFADIAVVWAKDESGKIRGMVVERGMEGFTTPETHNKWSLRASATGELVFDNVKVPKANIFPDVTGLKGPLGCLNQARYGIAWGALGAAMDCYDTALRYAKQREQFGKPIGGFQLQQKKLAEMITEITKAQLLVWRLGVLKSENRATPEQISMAKRNSVEVALDIARNARQMLGGMGITGEYAIMRHMMNLESVVTYEGTHDIHLLITGMDVTGINAFK; this comes from the coding sequence ATGAATAAATCAGCCAGGAAAGATCTTTACGAAGCACCAGATTATTACCTACTGGACGAATTATTATCTGAAGAGCATAAACTGATCCGTTCTGTTACCAGAGAATGGGTGAAAAAAGAAGTCAGTCCAATTATCGAGGATTATGCACAAAAGGCCGAATTTCCAAAACATCTTATAAAAGGGCTCGGTGAAATAGGTGCCTTCGGCCCTACCATTCCTGTTGAATATGGTGGCGCGGGGCTTGATTATACAGCCTATGGAATTTTAATGCAGGAAATTGAACGTGGTGATTCCGGAATCCGGTCTACAGCTTCTGTACAGGGATCCTTGGTAATGTACCCCATTTATACTTATGGAACGGAAGAACAGCGGAAAAAATATTTGCCTAAGCTGGCCACAGGTGAACTAATGGGCTGTTTTGGCTTAACAGAGCCAGATCACGGATCGAACCCAAGTGGTATGGTCAGCAATATTAAGGACAAAGGAGATCATTATTTGTTAAATGGCGCAAAAATGTGGATTTCTAATGCACCATTTGCGGATATAGCAGTAGTTTGGGCAAAGGACGAGTCGGGTAAAATTAGAGGGATGGTAGTAGAACGTGGAATGGAAGGTTTTACTACTCCTGAAACGCATAACAAATGGAGTTTAAGGGCTTCAGCTACCGGCGAACTGGTATTTGACAATGTGAAGGTTCCTAAAGCAAATATTTTTCCTGATGTTACAGGCCTGAAAGGTCCCTTGGGTTGTTTGAACCAGGCACGTTATGGAATAGCATGGGGAGCTTTGGGTGCGGCGATGGACTGTTATGATACGGCATTGCGCTATGCCAAACAACGTGAGCAATTTGGCAAACCCATAGGCGGCTTTCAGTTACAGCAAAAAAAACTGGCTGAAATGATTACAGAGATTACAAAAGCCCAGTTACTGGTATGGCGTTTAGGGGTTCTTAAGAGTGAGAACAGGGCAACACCGGAACAAATATCAATGGCAAAAAGAAATAGCGTAGAGGTTGCGCTGGATATAGCGAGAAATGCAAGACAAATGCTTGGTGGCATGGGCATAACCGGAGAATATGCTATTATGCGCCATATGATGAACCTTGAGTCTGTAGTTACCTACGAAGGTACACATGATATCCATCTGTTAATCACAGGCATGGATGTAACCGGGATTAATGCATTTAAATAA
- a CDS encoding DUF3857 domain-containing protein — protein MLFTAVLISIISAAYGQDKNFYINKKDPSWIVKRNNQGFKPAAKDISDGYFLAVYENQNHAELQEEYVHVIREIVSDAGVQNGSQISVTYDPSFQKLIFHNITLWRGDKSSDRLQGNKFKVLQNEKDLSKFIYSGTYDAFLLLDDVRKGDRIEFSYSIKGTNPIFGDKFASLFYFEGSSSIGHTYTNIIINKNRSLSLKNFNFNDQPRITERDGLKVYEWEHKLTKTHRVTDFEPSWYNPLKRTQLTEYKSWNEVVNWGLAVNDYKDIETPLLNKKVKELHEKAGGNQVKYIENAIRFVQDEIRYMGIEMGIYSHRPNSPEKVLKQRYGDCKDKSLLLVYLLKAKNIAAYMAYVDTYSTIKTKDYLPSPFVFNHVVAVIEHNNNKTWVDPTIAYQRGTFDNFYFPNYGDALVIKKGVSTLEPVISIPTGKLVSELRFDVADTIPDSKSFLTIKSTYTDNYADNIRSEIAGSGTDGIEKTYLEYYGKYYPDIELKEPIKVTDNEESNTLEVLEHYEISNIWAEDKKTAEKYLSFFGDLISSEMRDITAKNRLAPLSLKNPVNVEQVITVNMPYLFNFGTESVKVENDDYYFELYRFQRGKTITFNYTFRNMSAFIDGSKVKDYVKDKGKIQDYLTYYINRGTAGENTINPYTLWMFIAAMAATAFFCYRLYFKSGDFDLERLEYARPIGGWLVLLAIRIVLQPLVLISDAIRSGLFSMSGWAGLATLKSPGQYIIKLVYLVEIAAFALLIGFGVLLIFLFFKKRESFPALFIIFSLCLIAFLIGDNVAAIYVRSLTGQPLINVIEIPTTVISLLYSGAWLWYVAKSERVKETFVYTYPAVEWQAALAKHYDKKMAVQKKEIDYPASAELLDSPENIKNYEDI, from the coding sequence ATGCTTTTCACAGCAGTTCTTATATCAATTATAAGCGCTGCATACGGACAGGACAAGAATTTTTATATAAATAAAAAAGATCCGTCCTGGATTGTTAAACGAAACAACCAGGGCTTCAAACCGGCTGCAAAAGATATTTCTGATGGTTATTTTCTAGCTGTTTACGAAAACCAGAACCATGCTGAACTTCAGGAAGAATATGTGCATGTCATCAGGGAGATCGTTTCAGATGCCGGAGTACAGAATGGTTCTCAGATCTCTGTTACTTATGATCCTAGTTTTCAAAAACTGATTTTTCATAACATCACACTGTGGCGTGGCGATAAGTCTTCAGACCGTTTACAGGGTAATAAATTTAAGGTGCTGCAAAATGAAAAAGACCTTTCAAAATTTATTTACAGTGGAACCTATGATGCTTTTTTACTGCTGGATGATGTAAGAAAAGGGGATCGGATTGAATTTTCATATAGCATTAAAGGTACCAATCCGATATTTGGTGATAAGTTTGCTTCACTGTTCTATTTTGAAGGATCGAGCAGTATAGGGCACACCTATACCAATATTATCATCAATAAAAACAGATCCTTAAGCCTCAAAAACTTTAATTTCAACGATCAGCCGAGGATAACCGAACGTGATGGATTAAAAGTATATGAATGGGAGCATAAACTAACTAAAACACATCGCGTTACCGATTTTGAACCCAGTTGGTACAATCCTTTAAAAAGAACCCAGCTTACAGAATACAAAAGCTGGAATGAAGTGGTAAACTGGGGGCTTGCCGTAAACGATTATAAGGATATTGAAACTCCGTTGCTCAATAAAAAAGTTAAGGAACTGCATGAAAAAGCTGGCGGCAACCAGGTTAAGTACATCGAAAATGCAATCAGGTTTGTACAGGACGAGATCAGGTATATGGGAATTGAAATGGGGATATATTCACATCGGCCCAATTCTCCGGAAAAGGTACTTAAGCAACGTTATGGCGATTGTAAAGACAAATCCTTGTTGCTGGTATATTTGCTTAAAGCAAAAAATATTGCTGCCTATATGGCTTATGTAGACACCTACTCTACTATAAAAACTAAGGACTACCTGCCCAGTCCATTCGTATTTAATCACGTAGTAGCAGTTATTGAACATAACAACAATAAAACATGGGTTGATCCCACAATAGCCTACCAGAGAGGTACATTTGACAATTTTTATTTTCCCAATTACGGAGATGCACTGGTCATTAAAAAAGGGGTTAGCACATTGGAGCCAGTCATCAGCATCCCAACAGGCAAGCTGGTCTCTGAACTCCGGTTTGATGTTGCAGACACCATTCCCGACAGTAAATCTTTCCTCACTATTAAAAGTACTTATACCGATAATTATGCAGATAACATCCGCAGCGAAATTGCAGGCTCAGGCACTGATGGAATAGAAAAGACTTACCTGGAGTATTATGGTAAATATTACCCGGACATTGAACTAAAAGAGCCGATTAAGGTCACCGATAATGAAGAAAGCAATACACTGGAAGTTTTAGAGCATTATGAAATCAGCAACATTTGGGCAGAAGATAAAAAAACTGCAGAAAAGTATTTGTCCTTCTTTGGCGATTTGATCAGCTCAGAAATGAGGGACATTACTGCTAAAAACAGATTGGCTCCCCTATCGCTTAAAAATCCGGTTAATGTTGAACAGGTGATTACGGTAAATATGCCTTATCTGTTTAATTTTGGTACTGAATCTGTTAAGGTAGAGAATGATGATTATTATTTCGAACTGTACAGGTTTCAGCGGGGAAAAACCATTACATTTAACTACACTTTTCGCAACATGAGCGCCTTTATTGATGGTTCAAAAGTGAAGGATTATGTGAAGGATAAAGGGAAGATACAAGACTATTTAACTTACTATATCAATCGCGGGACGGCCGGAGAAAATACCATCAATCCCTATACGCTTTGGATGTTTATAGCGGCAATGGCTGCTACTGCTTTTTTCTGTTACCGTTTATACTTTAAAAGCGGAGATTTTGATCTTGAACGCCTGGAATATGCCCGGCCAATCGGTGGATGGCTTGTATTACTGGCCATCAGAATTGTATTACAACCCCTGGTGCTGATTAGCGATGCCATACGATCGGGTTTGTTTAGCATGAGTGGATGGGCCGGACTGGCCACGCTGAAGAGTCCGGGCCAATATATTATAAAACTGGTTTATTTAGTGGAAATAGCAGCATTTGCCTTGTTAATTGGTTTTGGTGTATTACTGATATTCCTGTTTTTTAAGAAAAGGGAAAGTTTCCCGGCGCTGTTCATCATTTTTTCGCTTTGCCTGATTGCTTTTCTGATTGGTGATAATGTTGCTGCTATCTATGTCCGTTCCTTAACCGGGCAGCCTTTGATCAATGTAATTGAAATCCCAACAACAGTGATATCTTTGCTTTACAGTGGCGCATGGCTCTGGTATGTTGCAAAATCGGAAAGGGTTAAAGAAACTTTCGTGTATACTTACCCGGCTGTTGAGTGGCAGGCCGCTCTGGCAAAACATTACGATAAAAAAATGGCTGTACAAAAGAAGGAAATTGATTACCCCGCGTCTGCAGAACTATTAGACAGCCCTGAAAATATTAAAAATTATGAAGACATTTAA
- a CDS encoding SRPBCC domain-containing protein, with amino-acid sequence MKTFKKYYDLPASPEEVYWALTKAQSIQLWTGAEVEFKEEAGTEFSFWEGDIVGRNLEFDYGKKIVQQWYFGENTEPSIVTIKLHEDKKGTSLEFIQTNIPDADYDDFTAGITEYYLGGLLDFFEE; translated from the coding sequence ATGAAGACATTTAAAAAATATTATGACCTGCCCGCCTCTCCGGAAGAAGTTTACTGGGCTTTGACCAAGGCCCAAAGCATACAGTTATGGACGGGTGCCGAAGTTGAATTTAAGGAAGAAGCCGGTACCGAATTCTCATTTTGGGAGGGTGATATTGTAGGTAGGAACCTGGAATTTGATTATGGGAAAAAAATTGTACAGCAATGGTATTTTGGCGAGAATACTGAACCATCTATTGTTACGATTAAACTGCATGAGGACAAAAAGGGCACTTCCCTTGAATTTATACAGACGAATATTCCTGATGCAGATTATGATGATTTTACAGCTGGTATAACTGAATATTATCTGGGTGGTTTACTTGATTTTTTTGAAGAATAA
- the lysA gene encoding diaminopimelate decarboxylase, producing MFSNKDISRFANLETPFYYYDLNLLQNTLNACANAAKLYNFHVHYALKANFNPAVLKKVKAIGFGADCVSGGEVNRAIETGFNPKQVVFAGVGKSDKEINLALDQDIFCFNVESVQELEVINELAGKKGKIAKIAIRINPNVDAHTHHNITTGLDENKFGVNSWDLPKCVETLKVSEHLEFLGIHFHIGSQITNLDVYKNLCVRVNEFAIWFEERGFNVKILNVGGGLGIDYHNPEQQIPDFDAYFKIFSEFLEVKAGQEVHFELGRALVGQCASLISRVLYIKNGKKKNFVVLDAGMTELMRPALYQAYHKIENLSRGNQTTLKYDIVGPICESTDCFGKEVEQPESFRGDLYAIRSAGAYGEVMASKYNLRDEIRSVYSEEA from the coding sequence ATGTTTTCTAATAAAGATATATCACGTTTCGCAAATTTAGAAACACCGTTCTATTATTACGACCTTAACCTGTTGCAAAATACGTTAAATGCATGCGCAAATGCTGCTAAGTTATACAATTTTCATGTGCACTATGCCTTAAAAGCGAACTTCAATCCAGCGGTACTGAAAAAAGTAAAGGCAATTGGCTTTGGTGCTGATTGCGTGAGTGGAGGGGAAGTGAACAGGGCTATTGAAACAGGCTTTAATCCTAAACAAGTGGTTTTTGCAGGTGTGGGTAAATCTGATAAAGAAATTAATTTGGCATTGGACCAGGATATATTTTGTTTTAATGTAGAATCTGTTCAGGAACTTGAAGTGATCAATGAACTGGCTGGCAAAAAAGGCAAAATAGCGAAAATTGCTATACGTATCAATCCGAATGTTGATGCCCATACCCATCACAACATTACTACTGGTCTGGACGAAAATAAGTTTGGTGTAAATTCCTGGGATCTTCCGAAATGTGTAGAGACCTTAAAGGTATCTGAACACCTTGAGTTCTTAGGCATACATTTCCACATCGGGTCGCAGATTACTAATCTTGATGTATATAAAAACTTATGCGTAAGGGTTAATGAATTTGCGATATGGTTTGAAGAGCGCGGTTTTAATGTAAAAATATTAAACGTGGGTGGGGGCTTAGGTATTGACTATCATAATCCGGAGCAGCAGATTCCTGATTTCGATGCTTATTTTAAGATCTTCTCAGAATTTCTTGAGGTTAAGGCTGGCCAGGAAGTTCATTTTGAGCTGGGCAGGGCTTTAGTAGGGCAATGTGCCTCACTGATCAGCAGGGTTTTATATATAAAAAATGGTAAAAAGAAAAATTTTGTAGTGCTGGATGCAGGTATGACAGAGTTGATGCGCCCAGCCTTATATCAAGCTTACCACAAAATCGAGAACCTTAGTCGTGGGAATCAAACAACATTAAAATATGATATAGTGGGACCAATATGTGAAAGTACAGACTGTTTTGGTAAAGAAGTAGAACAGCCCGAAAGTTTCAGGGGAGATCTTTATGCCATCAGAAGTGCAGGAGCATACGGAGAAGTAATGGCATCAAAGTACAACCTGAGAGATGAGATCAGGTCTGTTTACAGTGAAGAAGCATAA
- a CDS encoding aspartate kinase, whose product MKVLKFGGTSVGSPERMKKLLDIIDPAEEQIVVLSAVSGTTNSLVEISAKLLKEDKQEALNLINALHQKYNEFVIELLADGEYREQGQEVVDYHFSFLSSLTNDIFTTVEEKVVLAQGELLSTTLYHIYLKSIGVPSVLLPALDFMKIDEDNEPDVPFSTKQLQPLLAQHTGNKLFITQGFICRNSFGEVDNLRRGGSDYTASLIGAAIKAEEVQIWTDIDGMHNNDPRIVKGTKPIAHLSFDEAAELAYFGAKILHPQSVFPAQKYKIPVRLLNTMEPKAAGTLISTESEKGKIKSIAAKDGITAIKIQSSRMLLAYGFLRRVFEIFERYKTPIDMITTSEVAVSLTVDYTDNLEKIVEELHAFGTVEIDSDQSIVCVVGDFSAEKHGYAARVLDAIKHIPLRMISYGGSNYNISLLISTADKTEALKSLHNRLFE is encoded by the coding sequence ATGAAAGTATTAAAGTTTGGAGGCACTTCTGTAGGAAGCCCTGAGCGCATGAAAAAATTGCTGGATATCATTGATCCTGCAGAAGAACAAATTGTCGTGTTATCGGCTGTGTCTGGTACCACCAATAGTTTAGTGGAAATTTCAGCCAAACTTTTAAAGGAGGATAAACAGGAGGCGTTAAACTTAATTAACGCATTACATCAAAAATATAATGAGTTTGTAATTGAACTTTTAGCAGATGGTGAATATCGTGAACAGGGACAGGAAGTAGTAGATTATCATTTCAGCTTCTTAAGTTCACTGACCAATGATATTTTTACTACTGTTGAAGAGAAAGTCGTACTTGCACAGGGTGAACTGTTGTCGACCACCTTATATCACATTTATTTAAAATCCATTGGCGTACCTTCTGTATTGCTGCCCGCATTGGATTTTATGAAAATTGATGAGGACAACGAGCCTGATGTCCCTTTTTCTACTAAGCAATTGCAACCCCTGTTAGCACAACATACCGGCAATAAGCTCTTCATTACTCAAGGTTTTATCTGCCGGAACAGCTTTGGCGAAGTTGATAACCTGCGCCGCGGTGGAAGCGATTATACGGCTTCGCTAATTGGTGCAGCAATTAAAGCTGAGGAGGTACAGATCTGGACAGACATTGATGGGATGCACAATAATGATCCAAGGATTGTAAAAGGTACTAAACCTATAGCACACTTGTCTTTCGATGAAGCTGCCGAACTGGCCTATTTTGGTGCAAAGATACTGCATCCACAATCTGTTTTTCCTGCACAGAAATATAAAATTCCGGTAAGACTGTTAAATACAATGGAACCAAAAGCTGCGGGAACATTGATTTCTACCGAAAGTGAGAAAGGAAAAATCAAATCCATTGCTGCAAAGGACGGGATTACAGCAATTAAGATACAGTCGAGCCGCATGCTCCTGGCCTATGGATTTTTAAGGCGGGTATTTGAAATTTTTGAAAGGTACAAAACACCAATTGACATGATCACTACTTCTGAAGTAGCGGTTTCATTAACAGTTGATTATACAGACAACCTGGAAAAAATCGTAGAAGAACTGCATGCTTTTGGAACAGTAGAAATTGACAGCGATCAATCTATTGTTTGTGTGGTTGGCGATTTTAGTGCAGAAAAACATGGTTATGCAGCCCGTGTACTGGATGCCATAAAGCATATTCCATTAAGGATGATCTCATATGGTGGAAGTAATTATAACATTTCATTGCTAATCAGTACTGCAGACAAAACGGAAGCTTTAAAAAGTTTGCACAACAGATTGTTTGAATAA
- a CDS encoding phospho-sugar mutase — protein sequence MQLEQTTQATIKEWLNGNYDQKTKDEIQGLLDQEAYTELTDSFYRNLEFGTGGLRGIMGAGSNRINKYTIGTATQGLANYLNTKYPGEKIKVAIAHDSRNNSDYFAKITADVFSANGIHVYFFSALRPTPELSFAIRQLGCKSGVMLTASHNPKEYNGYKAYGADGGQFTAPDDKMVMDEVAKISSIDAVKFERVDSNIELIGLEIDQLYLDKITALSVSPEAISRQKDLKIVYSPIHGTGITLVPKALEQFGFTNVTIVEEQSKPDGNFPTVVYPNPEEKEALSLALKKAAEIDADLVLATDPDADRVGIAVKDNDGEFVLLNGNQTGSLLINYLLTAWQEKGKLSGNEYIVKTIVTTNLIEAIAKAKNVTYYNTLTGFKWIGQIMTNLEGKQTFIVGGEESYGYLIGDLVRDKDAVVSCAFIAEMTAFYKDKGSSLYDALLNMYVTYGLYKEELVSITKKGKTGAEDIKAMMEKFRNNPPATLGGSKIKTLKDYELGVETDLESGIRTELELPKSDVLQFITEDGSIVSARPSGTEPKIKFYCSVNAPLASKQDFKETEARLGHKIKAVMIDLEV from the coding sequence ATGCAATTAGAACAAACTACCCAGGCAACCATAAAAGAATGGCTTAATGGCAATTACGATCAAAAAACTAAAGATGAAATACAAGGTCTTTTAGACCAGGAAGCTTATACTGAACTTACAGATTCATTTTACCGCAATCTTGAATTCGGTACTGGAGGATTAAGGGGGATTATGGGTGCTGGTTCTAACAGGATCAATAAATATACCATAGGGACTGCAACCCAGGGTCTGGCCAATTACCTGAATACAAAATATCCCGGAGAGAAAATTAAAGTGGCCATTGCACACGACAGCAGAAATAATTCTGACTATTTTGCAAAGATTACTGCAGATGTATTTTCGGCAAATGGCATACATGTTTACTTCTTTTCTGCTTTAAGGCCTACACCCGAATTGTCTTTTGCGATCAGACAGCTGGGATGTAAAAGTGGGGTAATGCTTACGGCCTCTCATAATCCTAAGGAATATAATGGTTATAAAGCCTATGGGGCCGACGGCGGACAATTTACCGCACCGGATGACAAAATGGTAATGGATGAAGTAGCAAAGATCAGCAGTATTGACGCTGTTAAATTTGAACGTGTAGACAGTAATATCGAATTGATCGGATTAGAGATAGATCAGCTGTATCTGGATAAGATAACTGCATTATCCGTTTCTCCGGAAGCAATATCACGCCAGAAAGATCTGAAAATAGTATATTCTCCTATTCATGGAACAGGGATTACCTTAGTTCCCAAAGCTTTGGAACAGTTTGGTTTTACGAATGTAACTATCGTGGAAGAACAAAGTAAACCAGACGGAAATTTTCCAACCGTAGTGTATCCTAATCCGGAAGAAAAAGAAGCTTTAAGCCTTGCTTTAAAAAAGGCTGCTGAAATTGATGCAGATCTTGTATTGGCTACTGATCCGGATGCCGATAGGGTTGGAATTGCCGTAAAGGATAATGACGGAGAATTTGTATTGTTGAATGGAAATCAAACCGGCAGCCTACTGATCAATTACCTTTTAACCGCCTGGCAGGAAAAAGGAAAACTAAGCGGTAATGAATACATTGTTAAAACTATTGTAACTACTAATTTAATAGAGGCTATTGCTAAAGCTAAAAATGTTACCTATTACAACACGCTGACTGGGTTTAAATGGATTGGACAGATCATGACCAATCTGGAAGGGAAACAAACTTTTATAGTTGGTGGCGAAGAGAGTTATGGTTATTTGATCGGCGATTTGGTAAGAGATAAAGATGCGGTTGTCTCCTGCGCATTTATAGCTGAAATGACTGCTTTTTATAAAGATAAAGGCAGCAGCCTGTATGACGCCTTATTAAATATGTATGTAACATATGGCTTATATAAGGAAGAATTGGTATCCATCACAAAAAAGGGCAAAACCGGGGCTGAAGACATTAAAGCCATGATGGAAAAATTCAGGAATAACCCTCCGGCTACACTTGGTGGGTCTAAAATAAAAACCTTAAAGGATTATGAACTCGGCGTAGAGACAGACCTGGAATCTGGAATAAGAACTGAGCTGGAATTACCTAAATCAGACGTACTCCAGTTCATTACCGAAGATGGCAGCATTGTTTCGGCAAGGCCTTCGGGAACCGAACCCAAGATCAAATTTTACTGCAGTGTAAATGCGCCACTGGCCAGTAAACAAGATTTTAAGGAAACAGAGGCCAGGCTTGGCCATAAGATTAAAGCAGTAATGATTGATTTAGAGGTTTAA
- a CDS encoding response regulator, producing the protein MKKYKDLECVLLIDDDISTNFIHRRIVENAKINVAVKEITSAKEALDYLTYSGKYQDLESSPKAGIIFLDINMPGMNGWDFIAEYKKLDERHKARIVVVMLTTSLNPDDELHAARVEEIATYLHKPLNLEAFSTIANTYFEEIKEN; encoded by the coding sequence ATGAAAAAATATAAAGACCTTGAATGTGTACTGCTAATTGATGATGATATATCTACAAATTTCATCCATCGCAGGATCGTAGAGAATGCTAAGATCAATGTGGCTGTTAAAGAAATAACATCTGCTAAAGAAGCGCTCGATTATTTAACTTACTCTGGTAAGTACCAGGATTTGGAAAGCAGCCCTAAGGCAGGCATCATCTTTTTGGATATCAACATGCCTGGCATGAATGGCTGGGATTTTATTGCCGAATACAAAAAACTGGATGAAAGACATAAAGCTAGAATTGTAGTAGTTATGCTTACCACATCTCTTAATCCCGATGATGAACTTCATGCAGCCAGGGTAGAAGAAATTGCTACTTATTTACACAAGCCCCTAAATTTAGAAGCCTTTTCGACAATTGCGAATACATATTTTGAAGAGATTAAAGAAAATTGA
- a CDS encoding ATP-binding protein, protein MLEVIDDYAILFLDRYGSIGNWNKEAERIKGYHAAEVIGHSFSMFYSEESRRNKLPELLIEEAKLKGRAQHEGWHVRKGEELFWGFVTISTILDDNDVIVGYSLFVRDLSAKRHLEKTTEEYARELEIKNKELEQFVYIASHDLQEPLLTVKNFVELFKDEYKDVFDDNAKLYLQFIDRSTERMRNLIKGLLDYSRLGGQQSKTLVDCNTLMDGLQSDLFSSIFATGAKIYYQDLPIVYGYETGLRQLFQNLLSNALKFKKQDVDPEIYIAVVGHDKFWHFEFRDNGIGIEEKYKEKVFVMFQRLHNVADYEGYGIGLSHCKKIVELHGGQISVKSVLGEGSTFCFSIRV, encoded by the coding sequence ATGTTAGAGGTAATAGATGACTATGCGATTCTGTTTTTGGACAGGTATGGGAGTATAGGGAATTGGAATAAAGAAGCTGAGCGAATAAAAGGATATCATGCAGCTGAGGTTATTGGTCATAGTTTCAGTATGTTCTATAGTGAGGAAAGTCGTAGAAACAAATTGCCGGAATTACTTATTGAAGAAGCTAAACTGAAAGGCAGGGCACAGCATGAAGGCTGGCATGTAAGAAAAGGAGAGGAGCTTTTCTGGGGCTTTGTAACCATTTCTACCATATTGGACGACAATGATGTTATAGTTGGTTACTCTTTGTTTGTAAGGGACCTGTCGGCTAAGCGACATCTGGAAAAAACCACAGAGGAATATGCCCGTGAACTTGAAATCAAGAATAAGGAGCTTGAACAGTTTGTATATATCGCTTCCCATGATTTACAGGAGCCGCTCTTAACAGTTAAAAATTTTGTTGAGTTATTTAAGGACGAGTATAAAGATGTATTTGATGATAATGCAAAGCTTTATCTCCAGTTTATAGACAGGTCTACCGAGCGGATGCGGAACCTGATCAAGGGCTTGCTGGATTATTCGAGACTAGGTGGACAACAGAGTAAAACATTGGTAGATTGTAATACCTTAATGGACGGATTACAAAGCGACCTTTTTAGCAGCATATTTGCTACAGGTGCAAAAATTTATTATCAGGATCTGCCAATTGTTTATGGTTACGAAACAGGACTCCGTCAGCTTTTTCAAAATCTGTTGAGTAATGCTTTAAAATTTAAAAAACAAGATGTTGATCCGGAAATTTACATTGCTGTTGTTGGGCATGATAAGTTCTGGCATTTTGAATTTAGGGACAATGGGATAGGAATAGAAGAAAAGTATAAGGAAAAAGTATTTGTAATGTTTCAGCGCCTTCACAATGTAGCAGATTATGAGGGTTATGGCATTGGACTTTCACATTGCAAAAAGATTGTAGAACTACATGGAGGTCAAATCTCGGTTAAATCGGTTTTAGGAGAGGGGAGCACCTTTTGTTTTTCTATCAGGGTATAA